The nucleotide window CAGTGCCCAAAGGGCTGTTGAGTATCGTGAGCGGGAACACCCCGGCTGCCCGCGGGCTCACGGTGGACACGCTGGTGCGCAGCTCGCCCAGCGCCGTGGTGCTGGCCGCATCCATCCACTGCCGGGACACCGGGTACCCGGTCGTACAACGCTTCGTCACCGGTCCCGGAGTGCCGCAGTCCGTCTCGCAGCCCATGGCGCAGGTGGCCACCGGCGACCCGGTGGTGATCCTCCGGCAGGACCTGTTGGCCATCCGACGCACCGCACGGCCCCCACACTTGGTCCTCGCACTCCCCGACGAGCTGGATCTCCTGCCGTTCCTGGTGGAGTTGTGGCGACCGCGGACCGGCGCCAGCGCACTGGGCGACCACTACGCCCCGGGCCCGGTCGTGGTCGGGCTCGACCCAGCGGCCTTTCTGGCCGAGCTCGGATGCGTCCACCGGGCCGCCCGGCTGTGGGACGGTACGGATCACACCAGCCCCCTGACACCGGCCGAGATAGCCGCCCGCAGGGTGGAAGCCGCCCACGGCGTCCTCGTGACGGCCCAACCGGACCACACCGGCCGTCGAACGGATGGGGTGGCTGCCCTGGCGCGCCACCTCAACCCCTCCGCGACACTCATTCACGTGGCACAACAGCCGCAAGTGGCAGCGGAGTTGCCGCCGTCGTTCCTGCGGCCCGTACCGGACGCCCTTGAGGAGTGGCGGGCCCGGCTGGAACCGGTGACCGTGGTGCCCGCACGCCCCGGTACCGACCTGGGTGTGACGTCGGTGGTGTGGCGAGCCCGGCGACCGCTGCACCCTGAGCGGCTCGCGGACGCACTGCCCACCGTCATGGCCGGCGTGGTGCGCGGCCGAGGCCACCTGTGGCTGTCCAGCCGGCCCGCAGCCGTGGTGACCTGGCGGTCGGCCGGACCGCACATGGAACTGCACGAAGCAGATCGCTGGCTGGAGTCCGGAGACGAGAGCGCCTGGCGGAGCGCATCCCCGCAACGGCGCACCCTCGCGTCGTGGTTCTGGCACGACTACTACGGCGAACGCCGTAACGCCCTCACGTTCACCGGCGCCGACCTCGACCGGGACCTGCTCTGCTCCGCACTCGACGCGGCGTTGCTGAACGACAGGGAGTTGTCGCTGGGCTGGGACGGCTGGGCGGCCTTCCCCGATCCCCTGCTCGGCGACGCCCCGCGCTGAGCCGAGCCACTCCCGGGCTCTGCCGAATCTCTCAGCGGTATTGGCGTACGGCGGATCGGTCGGGGGCCAGGCCAAGGGCGTAGAAGTCGCCGAGGTCGTCCAGCAGCCGCATGTTGCGGAACTCCACCAAACGGGTGCTGCCGTCCTTGCGCCGGATGGGGAACGCCCCGGCCCACCGCTCACCGGTGCCCATGACCTCGGCGGACAGCTTGATCATCCATTCCCAGTGCTGTTCGTGAACGAGCAGCGGCGCAGCGTACTGCCCCAGCGCCTCCTCAGCGGCATAGCCGAACAGCTCCTCGGCTTCCGGGCTCCACAACACGATCCGCCCCTCGGCATCCAGCAGCACCGCGGAACGCCGAGAAGGTCCATCAGCCCACTCGGCTGCGACG belongs to Streptomyces sp. NBC_01454 and includes:
- a CDS encoding GTP-binding protein yields the protein MSGNTPAARGLTVDTLVRSSPSAVVLAASIHCRDTGYPVVQRFVTGPGVPQSVSQPMAQVATGDPVVILRQDLLAIRRTARPPHLVLALPDELDLLPFLVELWRPRTGASALGDHYAPGPVVVGLDPAAFLAELGCVHRAARLWDGTDHTSPLTPAEIAARRVEAAHGVLVTAQPDHTGRRTDGVAALARHLNPSATLIHVAQQPQVAAELPPSFLRPVPDALEEWRARLEPVTVVPARPGTDLGVTSVVWRARRPLHPERLADALPTVMAGVVRGRGHLWLSSRPAAVVTWRSAGPHMELHEADRWLESGDESAWRSASPQRRTLASWFWHDYYGERRNALTFTGADLDRDLLCSALDAALLNDRELSLGWDGWAAFPDPLLGDAPR